A part of Arachis hypogaea cultivar Tifrunner chromosome 12, arahy.Tifrunner.gnm2.J5K5, whole genome shotgun sequence genomic DNA contains:
- the LOC112728340 gene encoding geraniol 8-hydroxylase-like: MSNIFIVYLYFSIYIDVDINWLIDWTENNSIYIEKLSLIHTSKKLAIKNNIIVASANSSMDYVSMLLLLSFVLVSIHVLISNLVKKKSPKSLKLPPGPNPFPIIGNILDFGNQPHQALAKLSQTYGPIMAMKLGNITTIVISSPQLAKEVLHKHDQIFSNRTIPDSATAHDHHKFSVVWLPPTSQWRSLRKVCATKVFSTQNLDSTQVLTLRRKKVRELLDFVKEKSEKGETLDIGDVCFTTVLNSISNTFFSMDLAHYTSQKSQEFKDVIWGVMEEVGRPNVVDFFPMFRLLDPQGARARQKVYFGKLLNFFDGLVEERLQSRSLRMGSKDCKDVLDSVVDLILEGNSEVTRSHVPHLFMDLFVAGVDTTSSTIEWAMTELVHNSKKLDKVREELEQVLGKGEQQLEESHISKLPFLRAIVKETLRLHPPGPFLVPHRPEDDVELCGYMVPKNAQILTNVWAMGRDSSVWTNPNEFMPERFLESEIDFKGQNFELIPFGAGRRICPGLPLGFRSIHFVLASLLFEYDWKLPNNVKPEEMDMSEKYGLTLHKAQPLQVIPVSMHNNIK; encoded by the exons AtgtctaatatttttattgtctacctatacttttctatatatatagatGTTGATATTAATTGGTTGATTGATTGGACGGAAAATAActctatatatatagagaaacTCTCACTAATACACACAAGCAAGAAGCtagcaataaaaaataatattattgtagCTAGCGCTAATAGCTCAATGGACTATGTTTCAatgcttcttctattgtcttttgTGTTGGTAAGTATTCATGTCCTAATCTCAaacttagtaaaaaaaaaatcacccaAATCCCTCAAACTTCCACCAGGGCCTAACCCATTTCCAATCATAGGAAACATCTTAGATTTTGGtaatcaacctcatcaagcaCTTGCTAAACTTTCTCAAACCTATGGACCCATCATGGCTATGAAGCTTGGTAACATAACCACCATAGTTATTTCATCTCCACAATTAGCCAAAGAAGTGCTCCATAAACATGACCAAATCTTCTCCAATAGGACTATCCCAGATTCCGCTACAGCACATGACCACCACAAATTTTCAGTTGTATGGTTGCCACCAACATCTCAATGGAGGAGTCTTAGGAAAGTTTGCGCAACCAAAGTGTTCTCAACACAAAATCTAGACTCGACACAGGTTCTTACTCTTCGTCGAAAGAAGGTTCGTGAATTACTGGATTTTGTGAAGGAAAAAAGTGAAAAGGGAGAAACTTTAGATATTGGTGATGTTTGTTTTACTACCGTGCTTAATTCGATATCAAACACTTTTTTCTCTATGGATTTGGCTCATTACACTTCTCAAAAGTCACAAGAGTTCAAGGATGTTATTTGGGGTGTCATGGAAGAAGTTGGAAGACCTAATGTTGTTGACTTCTTTCCAATGTTTCGGTTGCTTGATCCGCAAGGTGCGCGCGCAAGACAGAAAGTTTACTTTGGGAAGCTACTTAATTTTTTTGATGGTCTTGTAGAAGAAAGATTGCAATCAAGAAGTTTGAGAATGGGGTCTAAGGATTGCAAAGATGTGTTAGATTCTGTGGTAGATCTCATTTTGGAAGGCAATTCTGAAGTTACTAGATCTCATGTGCCACATTTATTTATg gatttatttGTGGCTGGAGTAGACACAACATCAAGCACAATAGAGTGGGCAATGACCGAACTAGTCCATAACTCTAAAAAACTAGATAAAGTTAGAGAAGAACTTGAACAAGTCCTTGGCAAAGgtgaacaacaacttgaagaaTCACACATTTCAAAGCTTCCTTTCCTAAGAGCAATTGTTAAGGAAACTTTACGTTTGCATCCACCTGGTCCATTTTTAGTGCCTCATAGGCCAGAAGATGATGTTGAACTATGTGGCTATATGGTGCCTAAAAATGCACAAATCTTAACAAATGTATGGGCTATGGGGAGAGATTCAAGTGTTTGGACAAACCCAAATGAATTCATGCCTGAAAGGTTCTTGGAAAGTGAAATTGACTTTAAGGGACAAAATTTTGAGCTAATTCCCTTTGGAGCAGGAAGAAGAATTTGCCCTGGATTACCATTAGGATTTAGGAGTATACACTTTGTGTTAGCTTCTCTTTTATTTGAATATGATTGGAAGCTTCCAAATAATGTAAAGCCAGAAGAGATGGATATGTCTGAGAAATATGGATTAACCTTGCACAAGGCACAACCTCTTCAAGTTATTCCTGTTTCCATGCATAACAATATCAAGTGA
- the LOC112728339 gene encoding cytochrome P450 76T24 — translation MEFSLSLLLISIFVFAIIHLLISNLGIKTQKSTKLPPGPKPLPIIGNILELGNQPHQALAKLSQIYGPIMTLKLGNITTIVISSPQLAKEVLHKNDLISSYRAVPDTLRALDHNLYSVGWMQPSNEWRILRRICATKVFSSQQLDSTQVLRQKKVEELMDFVKKRSEKGEALDIGEVAFITVLNFVSNTFFSMDLGDYNSSKSQEWKKNFCSITEEAGTPNIVDFFPIFRLLDPQGARARMTKYLRELIDFFDGLVEERLKLRGLEMETKTCKDVLDSVLQVMLEENSQVTRLHVLHLFLVLLVAGVETTSITIEWVMAELLRNPEKLEKVRNELQHVIGKNEQLEEKHISKLPFLKAVVKETFRLHPPAPLLVPHKSQENVELCGFIVPKNAQVWVNVWAMGRDSSIWTNPNEFMPERFLESEIDFQGHDFELIPFGAGKRMCPGLPLAYRAVHILLASLLHCYDWKLPNEDKEEELDMSENFGLTLRKAQSLKAIPIQS, via the exons ATGGAGTTTTCATTATcacttcttttaatttccatttttgtGTTTGCAATTATTCATCTTCTAATCTCCAATTTAGGCATTAAAACACAAAAATCCACCAAACTTCCACCGGGACCAAAACCTTTACCAATCATAGGAAACATCTTAGAACTTGGTAATCAACCTCACCAAGCACTTGCTAAGCTTTCTCAAATCTATGGACCAATAATGACTCTTAAGCTTGGTAACATAACAACCATAGTTATTTCCTCTCCCCAATTAGCCAAAGAAGTACTCCATAAAAATGACCTAATTTCATCTTATAGAGCAGTTCCGGATACTCTTCGTGCACTTGATCACAATCTATATTCGGTTGGATGGATGCAACCTTCAAACGAATGGAGGATTCTTCGGAGAATTTGTGCTACCAAAGTGTTCTCTTCGCAACAACTCGATTCGACACAAGTTCTTAGACAAAAGAAAGTGGAAGAACTCATGGATTTTGTCAAGAAAAGAAGTGAAAAAGGTGAAGCTTTAGATATCGGTGAAGTTGCTTTTATAACCGTGCTTAATTTTGTATCAAACACCTTCTTTTCCATGGATTTGGGTGATTATAATTCTTCTAAGTCTcaagaatggaagaagaactTTTGTTCTATCACTGAAGAAGCCGGAACGCCTAATATTGTGGACTTCTTCCCAATCTTTCGGTTGCTTGATCCACAAGGTGCACGTGCAAGAATGACCAAGTATCTTAGAGAGTTGATAGATTTTTTTGATGGTCTTGTCGAAGAAAGGTTGAAATTAAGGGGTCTAGAAATGGAAACTAAGACGTGCAAAGATGTTTTAGATTCCGTGTTACAAGTTATGTTGGAAGAGAATTCTCAAGTGACCCGACTCCATGTGTTGCATCTATTCTTG GTTTTATTAGTGGCTGGAGTAGAAACAACATCAATCACCATAGAATGGGTAATGGCAGAACTATTAAGAAACCCAGAAAAACTTGAAAAGGTTAGAAATGAACTTCAACATGTCATTGGCAAAAATGAACAACTTGAAGAAAAACATATCTCAAAACTTCCATTTCTAAAGGCAGTGGTAAAAGAGACTTTTCGCTTGCACCCACCTGCCCCATTATTAGTACCACACAAATCACAAGAGAATGTTGAACTATGTGGCTTCATTGTGCCTAAAAATGCACAAGTTTGGGTTAATGTATGGGCTATGGGAAGAGATTCAAGTATTTGGACAAACCCTAATGAATTTATGCCTGAAAGATTCTTAGAAAGTGAGATTGATTTTCAAGGCCATGATTTTGAGCTAATTCCATTTGGTGCTGGAAAAAGAATGTGTCCTGGATTGCCATTGGCTTATAGGGCTGTGCACATTTTGTTGGCATCACTTCTTCATTGTTATGATTGGAAGCTACCAAATGAAGATAAGGAAGAGGAGTTGGATATGTCTGAGAATTTCGGACTTACCTTGCGTAAGGCTCAATCTCTCAAAGCTATTCCCATACAATCATAA
- the LOC112729435 gene encoding syntaxin-related protein KNOLLE-like translates to MMEFQGLRQRMMTEYKETVERRYFTVTGEYPDEEVIEKIISNGEEEEFLGKAIGEHGMGKVMETVVEIQDRHDAAKEIEKSLLELHQVEPSDKPFGETRRNPPPHLQGSPVPIAAATPSTQGVASICSPFTEVPSLAPILVVRSAAASS, encoded by the coding sequence ATGATGGAATTCCAGGGGCTGAGGCAAAGGATGATGACAGAGTACAAGGAGACTGTTGAAAGAAGGTACTTCACGGTGACCGGTGAGTACCCGGACGAAGAAGTGATCGAGAAGATCATTTCGAATGGCGAGGAAGAGGAGTTCTTGGGGAAGGCGATTGGGGAGCATGGGATGGGAAAAGTGATGGAAACCGTGGTTGAGATTCAGGACAGGCACGATGCGGCGAAAGAGATCGAGAAGAGCTTGCTTGAGTTGCATCAGGTGGAACCCTCCGACAAACCCTTCGGAGAAACGCGTCGGAACCCTCCGCCACACCTTCAAGGATCTCCGGTGCCGATCGCTGCTGCCACTCCGTCAACCCAGGGCGTCGCAAGCATCTGCTCCCCCTTCACAGAGGTGCCGTCCTTGGCGCCGATACTTGTTGTCAGATCTGCCGCTGCTTCGTCCTAG